A genomic stretch from Solanum stenotomum isolate F172 chromosome 8, ASM1918654v1, whole genome shotgun sequence includes:
- the LOC125873227 gene encoding nudix hydrolase 18, mitochondrial-like: MFKTFSMSSRMGRDLQRYNEGCRQVVGCIPYRYINSYQSGYNIDDLEFLLISSQKSPRLMFPKGGWEIDESLKDAALRETFEEAGVLGDVDVQDYLGTWSFKSKSQGTFHEGHMLPLLVTQELDEWPEKSARRRLWMKFNEAREICWHPWMKEALDVFASKLAKRNKEEPQTLYPFKELSNEAMPAVANQMYNIEEQRMDNVEANPLTSEEPIINPIFVDDSMFNETLFNEDLGISHIATTSLFNEDTRISIVAHS; this comes from the exons ATGTTCAAGACATTTTCTATGTCCTCCCGTATGGGAAGAGACTTACAGAGGTACAATGAAGGTTGTCGTCAAGTTGTTGG ATGCATTCCATACAGATACATAAATAGTTACCAGTCAGGTTACAATATTGATGATTTGGAGTTTCTATTGATCAGCTCACAGAAAAGTCCAAGATTGATGTTCCCTAAG GGTGGTTGGGAAATTGATGAGTCGTTAAAAGATGCAGCTTTACGAGAAACCTTTGAGGAAGCTGGAGTTCTTGGCGATGTTGATGTTCAG GACTATTTAGGTACCTGGAGTTTCAAGAGCAAAAGCCAAGGCACATTTCATGAGGGACACATGCTGCCTTTGCTTGTCACTCAGGAATTAGATGAATGGCCTGAGAAATCTGCTCGTCGACGTTTATGG ATGAAATTTAACGAAGCGAGGGAAATATGTTGgcatccatggatgaaggaagCTTTAGATGTTTTTGCTTCTAAGCTTGCTAAGAGAAACAAAGAAGAGCCTCAAACATTATACCCTTTCAAGGAATTGTCAAATGAAGCAATGCCTGCAGTAGCTAACCAAATGTACAatattgaagaacaaagaatgGACAATGTTGAAGCTAATCCTTTGACTAGTGAAGAACCAATCATCAATCCAATCTTTGTAGACGATTCGATGTTCAACGAGACATTGTTTAATGAAGATCTGGGAATAAGCCATATAGCTACTACATCATTGTTCAATGAAGATACAAGAATAAGCATTGTTGCTCATAGCTAG
- the LOC125874514 gene encoding probable inactive receptor kinase At1g48480 — MVLLIIFIIHVFMFVTASSDLSSDRAALLAFRSAVGGRTFLWNTTSTSPCNWAGVQCENNRVTVLRLPASALSGTLPVNTISNLTRLRTLSLRLNRLSGPLPSDLSKCVELRNIYLQGNFFTGAVSSSFSGLHSLVRLNLAENNFSGEIPSGFNSLTRLRTFLLEKNQFSGLMPELKFFPNLEQFNVSFNRLNGSIPKSLEVMPVSSFTGNSLCGKPINVCPGSKTQPAIATDGIEIGNSNKKKKKLSGGAISGIVIGSVAGFFILLSILFVLGRMKTGDKTRSLDVETIKSPETEVPGEKQIEKPENGGVNNGNSVAVAAPAAAVLNSGEENWGENGVRKKLVFFGDYYKAFELEDLLRASAEVLGKGTFGTAYKAVLEIGTIVAVKRLKDVAISERECKEKIETVGAMNHENLVPLRAYYFSREEKLLVFDYMPMGSLSALLHGSKGAGRTPLNWEIRSSIALGIACGIEYLHSQGPDVSHGNIKSSNVLLNKSYEARVSDFGLANLVGSPSSPTRVVGYRAPEVTDPRKVSQKADVYSFGVLLLELLTGKAPSHALLNEEGVDLPRWVQSVVREEWPSEVFDIELLRYQTAEEEMVQLLQLAINCTAQYPDKRPSMAEISKQIEELRRLTSHDKQELSDLANATE; from the exons ATGGTGTTGTTAATCATCTTCATAATTCATGTTTTCATGTTTGTAACAGCTTCGTCGGATCTTAGTTCCGACCGTGCTGCACTTTTAGCTTTTCGCTCCGCCGTGGGTGGCCGTACATTTCTCTGGAACACCACCAGTACCTCCCCATGCAACTGGGCTGGTGTACAATGTGAAAACAACCGTGTTACAGTTCTCCGGCTACCGGCGTCAGCTCTCTCCGGTACCCTTCCGGTGAACACAATTTCCAACCTCACTCGTCTTCGTACACTTAGTCTTCGTCTCAATCGCCTTTCGGGTCCTCTCCCTTCTGATCTCTCAAAATGTGTTGAGCTCCGTAACATTTATCTCCAGGGTAACTTTTTTACCGGAGCtgtttcttcttccttctctgGGCTTCACTCTTTAGTTCGGTTAAATCTTGCTGAAAACAATTTTTCTGGAGAAATTCCATCTGGGTTTAACAGTTTGACCCGATTGAGAACATTTCTACTTGAGAAAAACCAGTTTTCTGGGTTAATGCCTGAGCTAAAGTTTTTCCCAAATCTCGAACAGTTTAATGTGTCTTTCAATAGATTAAATGGGTCTATTCCGAAAAGTTTGGAGGTAATGCCAGTGAGTTCTTTTACTGGGAATTCTCTATGTGGAAAGCCTATTAATGTTTGCCCAGGAAGTAAGACTCAGCCTGCTATAGCTACTGATGGAATCGAAATTGGGAATtcaaataagaagaagaagaagctatcTGGTGGAGCTATTTCCGGTATTGTCATTGGGTCTGTTGCtggatttttcattcttttgtcGATTTTGTTTGTGTTAGGTAGGATGAAAACCGGTGATAAAACAAGGTCTCTTGATGTTGAGACAATTAAGTCACCGGAAACAGAAGTTCCCGGGGAGAAACAAATTGAGAAACCCGAAAATGGAGGTGTAAATAATGGGAATTCAGTTGCTGTAGCAGCACCTGCTGCTGCAGTATTGAATAGTGGTGAAGAGAATTGGGGAGAAAATGGGGTTAGGAAAAAGCTTGTGTTTTTTGGAGATTATTATAAAGCATTTGAATTGGAGGATTTGTTGAGAGCATCTGCTGAGGTTCTTGGAAAGGGGACATTTGGAACAGCTTATAAGGCAGTTTTGGAGATTGGTACAATTGTTGCTGTTAAGAGATTGAAAGATGTGGCAATATCTGAAAGGGAGTGCAAGGAGAAAATTGAAACAGTTGGAGCAATGAATCATGAGAATTTGGTGCCTCTCAGAGCTTATTATTTCAGCAGGGAGGAAAAACTTCTTGTCTTTGACTATATGCCAATGGGAAGCTTGTCTGCTCTTCTTCATG GAAGCAAGGGGGCTGGCAGAACACCATTGAATTGGGAAATCAGGTCCAGTATTGCCCTCGGAATTGCATGTGGCATCGAATACCTTCACTCTCAAGGTCCTGATGTCTCCCATGGGAATATCAAATCATCCAATGTTCTTCTCAACAAATCATACGAAGCACGTGTCTCAGATTTTGGCCTGGCTAACTTGGTTGGATCACCATCCTCCCCTACTCGAGTTGTTGGATATCGTGCTCCAGAGGTAACTGATCCTCGCAAGGTTTCCCAAAAGGCTGATGTCTATAGCTTTGGAGTATTACTCTTGGAGCTTCTTACTGGAAAAGCACCTAGTCATGCCCTCTTAAATGAAGAAGGTGTTGATTTGCCAAGGTGGGTTCAAtctgttgttcgtgaagaatgGCCTTCTGAAGTTTTTGATATTGAGCTCCTCAGATACCAGACTGCTGAAGAAGAGATGGTCCAACTCTTGCAGCTAGCAATAAATTGTACAGCTCAATATCCTGATAAGCGACCTTCAATGGCTGAGATCTCTAAACAGATTGAAGAGCTTCGACGCCTAACCTCACATGATAAACAAGAACTCTCTGATCTTGCCAATGCAACAGAGTGA